The following nucleotide sequence is from Archocentrus centrarchus isolate MPI-CPG fArcCen1 chromosome 6, fArcCen1, whole genome shotgun sequence.
TTTCCTCTTTCCCAATCAGGTAAATATGGACATTCTCACCAATTTCCTGGACATGGAGAAGAAAAGGGAACATCAGCAatacaaatctttaaaaaaaaaaaaattagcaaaaaaatgtttcaaaaaactCCATATAAGAGAAAATTACCTTAAGATTTTCTTGGAGGATGCAAGCAAACTCCTCTCGCTCAACTTTATTGTGATTTATCCATGACTCAATGGCTACTGTTGGATTCTGAGAGCTTGGAACGCCATCTGAATACAAACaagggattttaaaaaaaatttaaacatgcaaaaataaataatcatgaGCACAGTAATCGCAAATAAAATGAGGTATTCATACAACCTAAActaaggcataaaataaaatagccttTACTCTGTCTTCTTAAAAGGCTTTCTTACATCAGtaggaagcaaaatatgaataaatttgGTGTGCTCATGTGTATTTTTGTGCACATATCTGCATGTTTAAGTGTGCTAGTGAAAGAGCCGGTGTGTTTTTATAAGCCTTTAAAGAAGCATGAAGAAAAGCGAGCATATCAACATTCTCTGGGGTTTTCCTGCTTAAGACAAGAAAATCTGTTTCCTGCTGCCTAAAATTGTGATGGTGTACATGTTAACGATtcatgttaataattaatgataataatacCTCAATAACAGCCCCAGGTCAATGGCTCAGAGTTTTACTGGCTCCATGTATATTTTTACTGgcctatggaaaaaaaaaatccatccatccattttcttccacttaaccgggtcgcgggggcagcagcctaagcagagaagcccagaacTCCCCACctccagatcatccaatcatccaGGGgcgaccccaaggtgttcccaagccagccgagaaatataatctctccagcgtgtcttGGCTCTGCCCTGGGGcttcctcctggtaggacatgcttggaacacctcacccaagaggcgccaaggaggcatcctagtcaggtgcctgaaccacctcaactgactcctcCCAATGTGGAGCACTCCCTCTGGTCCCTCTTCTTAAATATGGGGACCGCCTCCCCTGTCTGCCAATCTAGTGGCACCCCCATATcgccacgcgatgttgcagaggcgtgtcaaccaagacaaccCTACAAAATCCAGAGCCTTTCAGGAACTCATcgtgaatctcgtccaccccaggggccctgacATCAAGGAaatgtttaaccacctcagtgacctcacccccagtgatgggcgagtcgcccccctcatccccagactctgcttccactacagaaggtgtcagtgggattaaggaggtcctcaaagtattccttccaccacccaaCAATAGCCTCAGTAGAAGTCAGCAGCGCCCAACCCACACTATAgaccgtgtgagtagagcactgctctcctctcctgagtcacctgcTGGTTTGCTAGAATCACCTCAAAGCCATCCAAcaatctttttccatggcctcaccgaactcctcccactgGCCAAAGGccaaccaagcccgataggactcctccttaagcttgatggctccctttacGTCTGGTGACCACCACTgggttcagggattaccactacatcaggcaccaaccaccttgcagccacagctctgagcagcagcctcaacaatggaggtgtagaatatggtccattcagactcaatgtcctcagcctccctcggaatgctgtctatagttctgccggaggtgggagttgaagatctcccaggctggggcttctgccaggcttTCCCAGCGCTTTCCCTCACTATACGTTTAGTGCGCCaggcctgtccagcatcctccccaccacctcaccaccaggtggtgatcagttgacagctcagctcctctcttcacccgagtgtctagaacatacggccgcagaaaAATCCAGGATTTTTCACAATCagattatttgagttattcCATGAATCACTGCAGCCTTAATCCAAAGAATATCAAggggaatttttttaaaattagttcATCAGACACAGTGTATACATACTTATTATTAAAGACAACCTACCTTCAAGAATATCTTACATATGGATCTATCAATTGTGAAACTGAAAGCCAATACTAATACctgtgtttaaaataattaGCCCTTCTCAACAGctgttattcatatttttatttgattagtTTGCCTTTGTTATTAtgcattcatcttttttttttttgtgaagtgcAACAAAAGAATcctaattatatatttttttaaaaatgtgcaaaatgctGGTTAGTCTGGCACCTGGTGACAGAGAAGCCAAGTGTGATACCTTTTATGATGTCCAACAGCAGACAAAGAGGCAGATTTAGAAACTCTTCAGTCTGGTGCAGTTGTGCCAGGTGGATTTTAGCACAGTGCTTCGCTGCAGTATACAACTCCTGAtcactgtgtctgtctgcaAGCCACATCACCTGGACAAAAAAAGGGATTACTCGCATTCCAAGAACTGTGAGACACtgtgttaaaacaaaataaaacaaatcagcAAGTCACCTGTAAGCAGTTCTTGACTTCCACTGTGCGGGAGAGGAAGCGTGAGCATTCTTCAAACAGAGCAGTCAGTTGGTACATGTCTGCCATCTCATAGGTGTCCTGCAGGTCCTCCACCCTCAATTTAATGGTACCATGGTAGATGTAGTCAATCAGCAGCTGGAAGACAGTAGCGCTGACATCCTTAAGCTCAATAGTGCGGTTGTGGGACTCTTTAAGGTTGGAGGTAAACATGGAGCGGAAGTAGCTGCTCTGCGCCGAGAGCACCAAGCGGTGCAGGTTAAACTCTTTGCCGTCAACGTTAATGGTGACATCAGCAAACAGGCCGTCCTCCAGGCACAGATCCATGATGCTCTTCACCACTCGACTCGAGTGGGAGCGGTCCGTGAAGGTGTATCCCAGGAAGTAGTTTTCCTCACCCACAGATCCCCCGACACTGAGGCCACCCTCCTCACTGGACTCCATCTTTGCTGCTCGCCTTTTTGAAAGTAACAACGATCAACATGTATACACAGATGTCAGTATATGTTTAGTACATCTAGGTAAAACTAATATGACTGTGTGATAAATCTTCTCTTCCATAAGCTTCAATTTTCAGTGAATGTTACTGGAGAATGAATCTATATGAGTATATAACAGATAAGAtcaacaatctttttttttttaattctaatttATAGATAAAAAATTAGCAGAATATTTTGGTGGGAAAACTCTTGCACTCTTAATTATTTTGGCATAAAATTCAAGACTGGTTATTAGGAATCTTATGATAACATGAATGTAAATGATTCTAACACATTTAATGTATAACTATTTTAACAAATACcatatacacacttacaaaTAAAAAGTCTTTCAGTGTGTTTACACATAATCTTGCCAACTATTTTAAGCAGCTGTCATAtgtaggaaaaaataaatgaggggcacaaacaaaatttacaCATCTTTCTCTcagtctttgcttttttttttaatgtttcatgcCTTAATCTATTGTGCTGTTTATTACGCGACTGTTTTATTGTGTACCATTTTTTCCTGCGTGTAATAATCATTTTGCCAGTCACTTGAGATCGACCGTGCATTTACACAACCATTAAATGCACTCTACCCTTAATTTCTGTATCCCCCAGCTTGTACTGTAAATCTTTTTCGCCAAACTACTAAGCGTCATTTgataaatgtttctaaaatgtCTCGAACATCATTAATTTAGCGAGTTAATTCACAAACAAGCAAAATCAACGAGTGCCAATAACATGCCAGCTGCTCAAAAGCTCTATTATGATGCACTAATAAAACGCTTCAGGTACATTATTTTTAAGTTCATTCACATGGCAGGATGCTAAGATTACTGAGTTACAGCGTTAATCATATTAGCTGTGTTGAGTTCACGATTATGATTAGCTAGCATTAGCACGTACAGTAGCTAGCAGGCTACTGTCGCCTGGAGCACAAATTCAACTGTAAAATTGTGTCGGCTGAGTTATTACTATGACTGGCAGTGAGGCAAAATAAACGCAATGCTTGAAAGGTGACAAATAAACACGTACGGTTACCTTTTGCTCCACTACTCAACTCAACTAAACTGCTCACCGGaagtaaataaactttttcagcGAGCAAATGTAACACATTCACCGGCACCAAGTGGTGCTACTGCGCCCATGTGGTGAAGCTGTGTTACTGCGGTTTCTGCAACTCCCAATCAGATGTTTCCCAACGCCTGCGAGACAAgttacaaaacattaaaaaaaaaaactcaaattaaatatttagactcaaaagtatttaaaactaataaaacaaagCCACAGGatttacacctgttcaactgcttgttgaCACAAATCttgctgagcatcagaatgaggaagaaaggtgatttaagtggcttTGAAGGTGGTATGTTGTTGGTGCCAAAACAGGCTGATCCGAGTATTCcagaaactgatgatctgctgggattttcccacacagccttTCTcgaccttgttgaatctatgccatgaagaaataaggcagttctgaagtgTGTCCAGCCTGGGACTAGCAAGGTGTACGTGATAAAATGTCAGGTGAGTGTAGTTTATGTGTTTCTCTTCATTTGTCTgataatttttttgttaatgcTGCTGGGGATTTAAATTTGTGTCTGGTGAGAGATAAAGATCTCTCTCACCAGCATGGAGTAGGGGACCGGATGTGAATCTGTCTGTTGGCTTCGTATGGGTGGCACGCTTCTCGAATCAAAGCTTGGAAGTTtgtccatttcttctttttcttcttcctcttccctttaggggttgccacagtgggtcatctgcctccatctcagccCATCCCTAGCATTCTCCTttgtcacaccaaccttctgccTGTTCTCCCTCacaacatccatgaatcttctccatggtcttcctcttttcctcctgcctggcagcttcattttcaacatctcttgtccagtatatccactctccctcttctgcacatgtccaaaccgtATCAGCTATGCCTCGCTAACTTTATCTCCAAACCTGAGCTGtgcctctgatgtactcatttccaatcctgtccatcctggtcagtatcactaccatcttgtaaacctttttcactcttgctgctatccttctctcacaaatcacccctgacactcatctccatccactccaccctgcctgtactctcttcttcacctctgttGTCCACGGTCCATTGTTTTGAATGGTTGACCCCGGGTATTTAAAGTCATCTACTCTGACTACATCTACTCCTTGCAGTTTCACTGTTACACGcatctccctctcattcacacatgtattctgtgtttgttttactgCGAGGAGTTTGCACATATACTCAATATTAAATCATGCCTAAGCTTACCAAACTGGTGAGGTTTTCAGTGCATGTGTATTTCATCCAGTTGCATTTTTTAACAAAGTGGTGAGCTCTGACATCTTGAATGAAGATCATCCACCCAGTGAATTCCTGCATAAAAGATTGTGAATGAGTGCATTAATTCTGGTTACATGCACAGAGTTGACTTGCGTTGATTTCATTgcagtttctttatattttgtctttttccatGCAATACTTTAATATTGTGTGTTAAAGTATTGCCTTTTTTGATGTTTATGCTGAAAATTTGCACAATAAAACGAGTTGCCTCTCTGAGCTCTGCTAACTGAAAGCTTTTTGGAGGACCAGCATTTCTAACCATTTCTGTCTGCTCTGCATCACAGCCAACTGGCTTTTGGTCCTTTTTTCCAAGTTGGAAAAATGCAAGGTATTCAGTCTAAGCTGTGTCTGTCTGGAGTCACAGAAGAGTAGTAGGAAGAGTGGAGGTGAGGAGATGATGGTGTATTATCTGCCGATAATAATCAAAAGAAGAATGACCGAGGGTTCCCAGCTGAATATCGTCCTCCGGGTCATTTTGTGGCTTTGCTTTGAGCAGGTGCTGCGAGGTGAGTAAAAACAGAAGGTCAGCTGACATGGCCGcgatgaaaagagaaaaaatttaATGTTGCCATTAAAAGCTGCATGCAGTGCAGTATGTATCAAAATGGCATCACAGGAGTTAATGTGAACCCTGACCTTTTGTCAGCACTGACTCATTTTGTTCACATTGTTGTTAAACTTTAGTGTTTCCTTGTTTAGATGTGGCTGCAGGCATAAATCCAACTGAGACAACTGACTCATCGAACCTGTTGTATGAGgtacttttctttccttttcttaaggctacactTCAGTAACCTGAACACTGGGAATAACCGATGAATATTTGTTTTCTCCCCCATGCAGCTTTTGCTGGGTGGGGTGGAGTTCGATCGGGACAACAACATCGTCCTGCTCGACAAAGAAATGGCGTCAATGAGGCAGGGGCGAGCTTTTCTGTCTCAGATCAATGACAACGTTCCAAGAAGTCTGAGCTCCATGGAGCAGATGGTGGACGCACTGGAGGGCCAGAGGAGCAGACCGCTGGCACAGCTTCAGTTTGAAAATCTTGTGCTGAGCATGGTGTACTCTGCGCACCAGGTTTCGCAtcaggagaggaaggaggaacAAGAGGCCTGGGGTGGAGTTCTCCTTAAGCTGGCAAACATCACGGTACATGAACTGCGAGGGAATTACTTCTTCATGTATACTTAATGCTCATGTATAAAACAAAGTTGCATGCAATTAATCACTTGCCTTAAATCTTGCTGCAATGTGTATTCATAATTAATTTGTGGTCAAAGATTGACTCAGCCATATATGAAATAAGCATCTTTATTTtcatagagtaaaaaaaaactgctcttgAACaggtttataaaacaaaaataaga
It contains:
- the LOC115781983 gene encoding protein FAM180A: MMVYYLPIIIKRRMTEGSQLNIVLRVILWLCFEQVLRDVAAGINPTETTDSSNLLYELLLGGVEFDRDNNIVLLDKEMASMRQGRAFLSQINDNVPRSLSSMEQMVDALEGQRSRPLAQLQFENLVLSMVYSAHQVSHQERKEEQEAWGGVLLKLANITVHELRGNYFFMYT